The Centroberyx gerrardi isolate f3 chromosome 13, fCenGer3.hap1.cur.20231027, whole genome shotgun sequence genome contains the following window.
TATTATTTTCTAAGCAAAGATTGCATTGGGCTGCTTTGCATAGCTCAATTTACCTTTATTGCTAACAGATTGAAAGTCTTAACTCCAATCATGTCTGAACAAATGCAAATCAATGAAGTTCCCTGATAAAGTGAAGCGTCTTTAGATTCTTCATCTCCAATAATTCGGTTGGCTGATTTTATTTAGCTTGCCATGAAAATACTCATCTTTAACGATTATTATGAAGCCTAATTAAACGATCACGAAATCAAATAAACTGTCAACTGTATCAGTCTTATCCAGCTCACATCATGACCGATTTCTGCAGTATTTGACGTTAacaaacaaatttaaataccccaaaaaaagaaatgagataAATAAACCAAGTGCTAAATAAATTGCTCAAGAGCTGCAGCTCAAACGAAATACATTCTGTAGTTGGTGTGGTTttcatgcactgcaaaaaatatcagtcTTATTCTTAATCTATCATTGTGTCTTAAAATcgcaattttcttaaaacaagtgagaaGATCTGCCATCGGGTTGagattatttcacttgtttccaatgcaacttgtttcaagaattctCTTTACTCGACTGTCTTTTTCATGACActagtgatctgccttattctgttTAGTTTCAAGATTTTGACACAAAACTCCTGAAGCAGCTGAAACTGCACTGGGAACAAGTGGAATCATCTCACCCTATTGGCAggatttttctcttgtttcgaagaaaaataagactgaaTATGGAACTAATGACTTgctaagatggacatttttgcagtgcatcaACGTGTCGTGGAGTCCATTTCCTTCCATTCTCGACATCTGTGGGGGAAATTGCATCATTTTTTAAACTTGAACTTCGTCCagttaattgattaattgtggAAAGAGCCATTAATTTCCCCCTGTGCTTGGAAGGACTGGCTGCGGAGGTGCAGGTCGTAGGGGAAACGGGCCTCTGGGGAGACTCGGTACATGGAGTTGTGCGCAAGAGCCGTGCGTCCTGGCGCACTGCAGTAGCGCATGCCATAGTGGCCGCTCTTGCCATAGTCGGACGGATCGTCGTGTTTTAGGGAGAAAATCCCGTTAAAGTTCATCGGGGGGCTTAGCTGGCCGTCGAAATGCGGACTCCCGCTCTCGGGGGACGCGTTCTCGTAGTACGGTTCATACGCGCCGCCATAGCTATAGTGTCGGAACGGCTTGGCGCTGCTGTCcaaggtgctgctgctgtggcccGGGGGCGTGTTCATATCGGAGCCGGGATAGGAGTACATGGCGTCGTATGGCGACCTGCCAGAGAACATGACCTCCCCATTGTGGTCTGTGAGGAAATTTCTCGCGTTGAGCTGCAAACAACCGGCCACCAAGTTGGTCGTGGGCTGAGATAATCCTTTGCACAAGGTCTGCACGAAGGCGAGGAGGTCCGGTCTCTTCCCTGCGCTCAGCGTCTCTGACAGGGCCCAGATGTAATTTTTAGCCAGTCTGAGAGTCTCGATCTTGGACAGTTTCTGAGTTTTGGAGTAGCATGGCACAACCTTGCGCAGGCTCTCCAGCGCTGCGTTCAAGCCGTGCATCCGGCTGCGTTCTCGGGCGTTGGCTTCCTGGCGCCGCACTTTGACCCTCTCCGTCTTCCCCTTGGATTTCTTTTTCCGGGGCCCTCGCTTTTTGGGAAGCCCGTTCTCATCCTGGtcgtcctctctctcatcctcctccctgTCGGAGTTGTCGTCGTCACCCTCCCTCATGTCTGAGTTGGACATCTCCTCTAGGTTGTGTCGGCTGTGGTCCTGCTCCAGGTTGTCAGGTAAGCTTTCGCGGGGGTAATTCGCACCAAACCGTGGCTCACACATCATATGTGGTTCTTCAAATGGCAATGTCAGCATATTTCCTATAGcctaaaagcaaaacaaagacatAAACAATGAGAGCAGAGTAGACTACCGATCTTTTGAAGGTTGTCAGTTAATTACCTTGTGAATGGGTCCTCCCAAGAGGAAAGCAAACGCTGAGAAGAACTAATTGGCAAGCAAGGCCAATGTCACAGCCTGCTACCTTTTCAAAGACACTCAACTTCATTGTCTTTGGATTTGgtgtaaaaaggaaaaaaaaaaaactgacaaaacttCAAACGGGAAACGAATAGTCTATTGAGCCTATTAACACATGGCATTTGGTagatgtttttatccaaagcgccgcACAGTAGCATGCTGCATATATTTttaattgaacccctaaccctggcagcgcATGCACTACAGCATATTAAGAGTCAGCCAATGCATAAGCCATATAATACTAACGATGATAGTAATGATACTCACCTCTGGTCAGCGTGCAGCATGCATGTTCCCAAATATCTCCTCTGAATCTGCgccacactctcctctcttgcaAACCAGTTTAGAGAAATAACCAAACCCCGCGCAAGGTGTCTTCCTCTGTTTCGCTCTATCccgctcttcctctttctctttcccttctctctctctttcccttccctctctctttgaggAATGACACTCATGCCAACAGCGGGTACCCATGCCATCTGCCGCTGACGTCTTGTGGCAGCCTAGACCACGTGTTTGGTGTCCCCAGGGACCTCCATTCCGTACCGATCATCTGGCAGCTCCGGTAATGGGCACCGGGAGGCCCACGTTTACCGTCAAAAACACAGACCGGAGAAGGATAACAACTAATATCTGCCTCTCCCCGTGTAAGAAAGATGAATTAATGTCTTTTGTCTGGAGAAAGAAGGATGTACAGTAGACTTTGCAGGCGTTCTCAACAGGTGAGAAAggtagggtggtgtgtgtgtgtgtgtgtgtgtgtgtgtgtgtgtgtgtgtgtgtgtgtgtgtgtgtgtgcgtgtaggtgtgtgtgtgtgtgtgtgtgtgtgtgtgctcgcgcataaatagatagatagatagatagatagatagatagatagacaggacTTATCCGTGACACATTTTCAGAGTTTAGAAAATGTCTGAAATTGTTATGCATATTATGATTacattttattgatgtttatcCTTGCTGCTTGTCAATATACTCGTAGCATAATAAGTcacctctaataataataataataatacttaaaACTCACCTCTTTaaatgaaacactgaaaaccaCAACATAAGAAAAAAGTCATGTTTGGACAAAGAGGTTTTAAATTCTAAAGAGATATGTTTGGGTTTCTATAAAATAGGTTAAGACATTCCAGAGCGCAGCTTAGATGTAGGAGGATGTTTTGAGCGTACCAGAGGGGCATGCATAGTGTTGGTAGCGTTGGTACCTCTAGACCGTAGACATTAAGCACACCCCATGGAAAAGGCCCAATGGCACGCTGCCAAATCCACACTGGGGCACAGCTGGCATTGGATATGGGTATATGCACTCCTCAGTtatgtggaacacacacaccaacacacacacaaacgtatgCCTGTGAATGACCTTGTTGCAAGGAGAATCAATTAAAGCGACTTATCAATCTCTCTCTATTGGACATTACAAGACATCGATCAGCAATATGGGCCCCGCAGCTTGTGCTCCACTGCTTTGATTGCAATAGCAGTTGATTGCACCTTGCTATAAGTTCAGAGGATGAAAGACCGCACAAAGGTAACGCTGCAGGCTCCACAATGACAATGACAGCATGCACAATGGTGGATGTGCATACATTTAACCTAATGTGCGTGTGACAGCAGGAGTGGTGATGAGCGGCAGTACACCAAACAtgtcacacatgtgcacacacaaatacaagcaTGCAAGTGTGCGTGAGCATGCGGAcgaacacatgcaaacacacacatatagaccaatacacacacacacacacacacacacacacacacacacacacacacacacccaggacacatgcacccacacataAAAAATCAATCCCTTCATCACTGCCTTCCCCCCAAAATGCCTCAGCTGGTGTGCTGAGCGTTCTggtccagcacacacacacacacacacacacactcacacacacacacacacacacacacacacacacacacactagcatctGATGAGTCAAACTCCCCATCTCAGACTAATCAGTTGACTGCACTAATTGCAAatgcaaatatgcaaatttatatTAATTAATTACTCCACTAATTAGTTCTCTTGTCTTTTCAGGTAATAAATCATGGTGtggttgagagagaaagagagagagcaagagagagatatGGCAGTGATCTTTTGTCTGCTAGAAATTCTTGTTATAGGTCTGAAACTGCGCATGTGACTTTTTGGGACAGCTTTCTCTATAACAACCTCCAATTACACACCTAAACTTTTTTACACAACAGTTCTAACCTAATTAATTATTTCAATTGATATTTTATGGGTCGTACTTCAAGAATAGAAGCGTTCTAATTTGAGAGGTATTACAAATAGCAGAGGTTGGTAAATCAGGGTGTCTGATTTTATTCGACTCTCGCTGACAGTTCTTGCCTGTCAGCTCTTTTAATTATCACATTATCAGCTTTTATAGGCACGGTGCGAGGTGTAGAGCTGCAAATGAAGGCGCCACCAATCGCACGCTGAGTTGCAAGTGTTTCTCAATTGATGTCAGCAGTTAAGGAGAGTCTGTCTCTGGATGATGAGAGCAAGGTGAAACGATTGAGGAGCCTGTGGAAAGGACCTGGGGTAAAGTAATTTAACACCACAGACTTGATCATTTGagttgtgtctttgtgtgctcTCGGTGTGTGAGACTTGGCTTTATGTCCACACGCTCCCATTTGCTGGATACTTTGCGCTAACTGTAACTTCTCTTCTCTGTATGCTGCTTACCCTGATTTTATCTGAAAGCTGCATTATGTTACTGTATTCAACAGTCACTGCAGTAGCTGGAGAAACAAAGACAACGACTGTAAAGTAGTATGATTTTACAGACACCTCCTGGTTATTTAAGCTCccatctcctcatctcctcttcctgaAACCCTTCTGAGGAATAGACTGGTTGTATACTAAGAGATGCCATAGCTCCATATCCTGTATGTGTACCATTCCAAAATGAATTATTCACCATTTTATAAAAAAgcacacctactcttacaaaatgattattgGCACAAAACAGTTCATGCTACTTTTTAAATAGTAGGTGTcttgaagctgcactaggcaacttcacaggTGACTCCAAATGCCAGCAGAATTTAACTGTTTGATAAATGTGAACAACAACAGTCTTATAAAAttctgtgaaatgagcacaatctctgaaatgcagattattgTGGACATGAATCATGTGAAGATCACGTTCCTCCACTGTAAATTGGATTATGCGGCCATAGCATGAAGTGGACACACTATTTTCACGTGTTCGTCACGTGAAAAGATTAGCTaagggttaagtttaggcaagtgaAACAACTTTGgctaaggttaaggttagggttagggttaggataaggttttggtcatggttaagtAAGAAAAACttgcagaaaatgaaaactgcactcacagtagaaaacttatGGGCATGAGTCGGGAATCGAACCTGGGTTCtcagagttgaaggtaaatgccAAACAACAGCTGTTTCTGGTCAACGTAATTCTTATCATGCACAGAgcaaatatttaattttaacacatcatgctcatttcatgaaatttgggGAGAACAGGTTGATTGAACTTCAACACACAGAAATCATATAACGTGGCATCAGTAATCTGCACACAGCATGCCCATGTTTACCgaaccggccggtctgtgattgCTTTATACTAAAGGATGCCAAAGGaacgacaccagaatttcatttgggcaaatacagCGAATCTACAGAGTTTCAGTTgagggggatgggacgctcttctctgttgcagtcccactttgtgattagGCTGATAAAATGGATAGAAGttttacataaaactcttgCTTAGTATGGCTAGGCAAGATTTATATATACCTTATagttaagtccttggttgagaAAATAAGAACACGTTAACATACGGGATTGTCTGTATTtgagagatattgaatgatcaACTTCAGTTAATGATTTTGTGTTCATAAAATAGATGTATAGCATTTATGAACTCTTCACATACTCTTAGTGTTGAGTGATTGCAATGGGAAATGgcctcaatgggtagagcatggcactcaTACTACCAGGTTTAGATGATTTCCACTGGAACCACTCATGCTAAATATCTAtccactcatggtactgtaggGCACTTTgcataaaagcatccaccaaatcaCATTTATGTTAAGCCTATATGCCTTTTTCTCCAAAAGCACTGCAGCTCTAATCATCTTTGTTCTACTGTAAGTGAAGGAGGTGGCAGTAGCCTGAAGGTTAGAGACGAGTGTAATCGTACTGtcgccagtttgaatccctggactgcCTGGGAAATGATGTGTGGGGTGAGTAAATGAGGAACGCTCTCTCTTCTACTATCATCTAAGTGCCCTTGAACAAGGCACCAAACCGCCAGTGCTCCACTGGGGCTGCTCATTGGTCAACAGTACCAGACTGTGGTACTTGCCAGCTCTCAGGTGTGAGTTAATGTGGGTAACCATCCCTCCTCCGACTCCTCCAGGCTTCAGGCTGTTGCTATAAATAACAATTGGTTTTTAGTCATCTTGTTTGGTCAAAGCATAACTTCAGCCATGAActctattttcccatcatttgcTATTATACtgattgattctgaccaaaatctcatcaatagcttcactatagagctacttacATCTTGCTTCCctgggtgtgtgtttctccaatacagtcctatagggCCAATGGACACTCTGAAAATCATCCCCAAAAGGACCAAAAGCAGATCTTTTTCAGCATATTGATGCTCACTCTGGAATGAGACGTATATATTTAATTTCCAGTTTATTCATGACTTTGCAACTGTCACTATTTATtctgcactactttacacagCAGTGTAAAGACTGGCCAGCAAAAAGTAAGCAAGGAATTGCCAAACAAATAGCAaaggtagcatcaaaactgtatAAGAAAGGCATGACTTTCGATTTTGATTTACATCGTTTTTTTACTGACATGTCTCACTATAGAGTAAGCaatcaatgtgttgaaaaagacagacagacagacagacagacagacagacagacagagtgtccATTGGCCCTATTGGACTATTGGAGAGCTGTTCACCCAGGCAAGCAAGAATTATgaagctctatagtgaagcaaccattgagattttggtcagaatcgattgGTATGATGGAGAAagatgaaggggaaaaaaagggtccaggttgaaaatggctggagttatgctttaaatAAGATTTCAATAGGAAGTCAACAGGAAAAGGATCTCATTCTAAGTTACATTTAGCAAGCAAGTTTCAGCTTAGTGTGGCTTGGTTTCAGCAGTGagaacacccccccacccacccacccaagaCGAGCAGCACCGTAGATGTGCAGAGGAGGGCTGAGGATTGTGGGACTGATTACCAGAGGCCAGGTCCTGGACTGGTGTCCTCCAGCTGTGCTGTTCTACCCAATTAGAAACTCCATATGCTGCCCCACTCAGCTGCCGAGAGGCCCCACCTCCCACCCACACAGGTGggcacattgtgtgtgtgtgtgtgtgtgtgtgtgtgtccatttctTGCTGTAGATGTTGCTGTTGTCAATCAACATTCTTGCACAAACACTCCAGTGTGAAGTAAAAACAAGCTTTCCTCCATGTCCATGTTGGGTCCGAGTCCAAGATTCAACAGCTTACAGCAGGTTCTTTCAGGCAAAATAATCACTTTAAAGATCTAATTAAATTTTGTCTGGTGGTCCACTGCTGGAATAATTTCTTAATCCAAACTCACTTCTTGGCATTTACACACTAATAGAGCAGCACCTACCGCGGCTCCTTTGATAAGAAACTTGCAGGTATTCAGGTGGGCGGCAGCGATGTGCTAATAGTATTAAAATATGGGGATATGAATAATGGatatgtttttgaaaatgtataatgtaAACATGTTAGTCCCGTTTCCAgcgagagagatgggagggagacGTGAAATGTTGCTGGAGGCACCCTTTCCTTTTCAAAGGATGAtctgttcacacacattcaaaatggCTGTGACAATCTGTTGTGGTAAAAGACGACACGTCCATAGTGAAACAGTGGTgggataaataaaaaggtgtcAGATATCATATTTAAGTAAGGGAAGTCACAGCTTTTGT
Protein-coding sequences here:
- the neurod6b gene encoding LOW QUALITY PROTEIN: neurogenic differentiation factor 6-B (The sequence of the model RefSeq protein was modified relative to this genomic sequence to represent the inferred CDS: inserted 2 bases in 1 codon; substituted 3 bases at 3 genomic stop codons); protein product: MEVPGDTKHVVXAATRRQRQMAWVPAVGMSVIPQREREGKEREXRERERGRAGXSETEEDTLRGVWLFLXTGLQERRVWRRFRGDIWEHACCTLTRGNMLTLPFEEPHMMCEPRFGANYPRESLPDNLEQDHSRHNLEEMSNSDMREGDDDNSDREEDEREDDQDENGLPKKRGPRKKKSKGKTERVKVRRQEANARERSRMHGLNAALESLRKVVPCYSKTQKLSKIETLRLAKNYIWALSETLSAGKRPDLLAFVQTLCKGLSQPTTNLVAGCLQLNARNFLTDHNGEVMFSGRSPYDAMYSYPGSDMNTPPGHSSSTLDSSAKPFRHYSYGGAYEPYYENASPESGSPHFDGQLSPPMNFNGIFSLKHDDPSDYGKSGHYGMRYCSAPGRTALAHNSMYRVSPEARFPYDLHLRSQSFQAQGEINGSFHN